DNA sequence from the Terriglobia bacterium genome:
TGGCGGCCATGGCCACGCCGCGAGCGGACGACGTGCTTCCTCTGTGCGACAAAAAGACGCTTGATCTGGTGGCCTCATTCCAGCGGGCTGTGGTGGAAGACCTGGTGTCCAAGACCTTGGAGGCGGCCGAGGAGCGCGGCGTGCGGACGCTGTTTGTCACCGGCGGCGTGGCCGCCAACAGCGAACTGCGCTCGCACTTTATTCGCGAAGGCGCGCAGGCCGGCCTGGCCGTCTATTTCCCGTCGCGACGGCTGTCCACCGACAACGCCGCCATGATCGCCGCGGGGGCCTATCCCAAGTTTCTGGCACACGAGTTCGCGGACGCGGAATTTTCCGCGGACGCGTCATTGGCATTGTAAAGAGCTGCTGGCGGAGAGCAGGGAACTAGCGGATTGTGCTGGCCGGCAAAATAGTTTCCACGGCGCGGCGAAGCTGGTCGGCGATATCAATGTCTTTGAAAATCACCCAGCGCGCGCGATCATCGGTGGATTGCTCGGTAGACTGCCGTTGCGCCAGCACCACCACCGGGATGGTGGCGGTTTTCGGATCTTTTTTCAACGCGGCCATGAACTGGTAACCGTCCATTTTGGGCATTTGCAGATCGGTTACGATCAGGTCCGGCTGCAAGTTGACAAGAAGCTCCAGGGCCTCTACGCCGTTCGTGGCAGATTCCACAAGAAATCCGCGCCCTTCCAGCACACGGCAAACCGTGTGGCGGATGAGCATGGAGTCGTCCACGACTAAGGCAGATAGAGCCATTTAGATTGTTTCCCTGAGCGGAGCGTTATATAAGAAATTACCAATACGGCCCCACGGCGGCAAGCCGGAAATCACCCTGTGGCGGTACCAAAGTCATTGTGCCGCCAGGCGGCTGGACAGGGAAACTCAAGCTTCTTCCGGCTTGATGTCTTCCTCAATGGCCATGTCTCTGAACTCGCTAGCTTCAAAAACGTCGCCACATTCCTGGCATTCAACGAACTCAGCGTCTTCTTCGCGGGCCACAACCCGCACGCGCGGATGCCTGCAGAGCTTCTCCATAACTTTTTTTTGGGGAGGTCGGTTCGTAATGGGTGAATTCTGATTCGGGTCCATATTCGTACCAAGGCGCGCTTGATAGCGCCGGTTGGGCGAATTTCCCGGTATTTTAAGCCCGTCCTGTAGGTTGTCAAGTGTTTCTGCGAGGCTGCTGCCTTGTCAGTCAAGGTCCGCATGAAATCGCGAAGGCGCCTTTCGATCCACGCTTTCCTGTGCTGAAACGACTGGAACCGGTGGGTATTCACAACAAAGTGGCCGAATCACCTTAAGCTGGTAAAGCCCAGTGTTGTCGCCGCTGGGGAATTTGAATGTCTTTGATTTTAAAGGGACTTGCATTGCTATCTACCAAATTTGGTATATAGGTGTCGGGCGATCTTCAATATTGAGTATATGACCTTAGCCCAGTTCCCTTAAGTAACTGATTAATAAAACGGTTAATCTTGGTATCTCGATTGCGGACATAAATGCAGGCACTGCTGTGGGGGACCAGGGGGCTTTTGCGTATCTTCGTCATGAGTTATAGGGGTTATCCCTCCGGCTGCCATTCTCATCAACCAATGGAGACAAGAGGATGAATTCAAAACTGCGCTGCTTTGCAGTATTAGTCGCAGCTTTCCTGGTGCTGGCGTGTGCACTGCCGGCCATGGGACAGGTCATCAAGGGCTCAATTT
Encoded proteins:
- a CDS encoding response regulator, translated to MALSALVVDDSMLIRHTVCRVLEGRGFLVESATNGVEALELLVNLQPDLIVTDLQMPKMDGYQFMAALKKDPKTATIPVVVLAQRQSTEQSTDDRARWVIFKDIDIADQLRRAVETILPASTIR